The nucleotide window CACTTGTATATTAGGAGAAAAGGTTATTAAATGAGAAATATGATCCATCAAAGATTGATTGGCCTCACCAGTGTTAGACAACTTATCATCAACAACCTTAACATTTTTTACCTTAACCTACCTTGACCTTATCCAAAATTTACCTCCATCACTAACCCTTCCTATCTCGGCCTACTTTTATTAGCTCATTCTCCAAACTCATGGACACAACCTCCTTCATTCTCTTCTTTTCCCAACCTCATCGGAATCAACTTCGATGATTTTGGTTGTAGTCATTGTCTTGCCTtgtttttcaataatatatacCCTATGATGAATTTTACAAATAtaccaatttcaaatttaaattatagcatacattgtgattttctttctctttacatGCACAATATAACCACAAGTATGTTATAATCTAAATTCAACATGGAACTGTCATGATTAATTCAATGAAAGTGCTATAATTAACTAAGAAATACTATGCTCTATTTGATCGTTGATCATAGGAACCCGCTAGGCTTACTGCGAATGCTTTCTTTCTCTGAGATCCTGTTGCTATGGGTCACGAAGAGCAGGACTTATTGAGCCCGCTTCATTGATTGGCATGCATAATTGATGAGACTAGTGTTACTATAGTATGAATTCCATTAAACTACAATTGGAATGACACATAACTGTGTCGAatgcttaaaaaaaagatatttttagtaaatttcatatcattatatatttttgttgctCATTGTTCATAAAAAGtatataagataaattattatcatgTAACTCAAGTGGTTGTACTATATTGTACAACAATGCCTATCAATCAAATTCTTAATCAgaagaatataatttttatgagagaaatttaattgaaaattctcTTAAACAaagtttttgaaatttcaaagtcttataaataaaaaaatataattgagagataaaatttcattaaatattttttattgatagaaattaaaaatatataaaaatgtataataatttatacacaACAAATAATTACGTGACacttaaaataatagttaaagcaaaaataagtatttatatttCCAATTTATCCCTACTTCATCGATTGGAGCTTGAATATGGCATGCAAAAGTAGaagaaatgaataaataaaatggaagaaaaagaataaggtGCCAGCAATGGGGAATGATTGaacaggaaaaaagaaaagaatttaaACAAGGTGGATCGGTCTTGGCAAATTCTCCAATTGGGCAAAAGGAGGGAGGAATCAAAGGCGTAACCCGCAACCCAACCCTTCCCCTTCCCTCTAACTCCATCACCGCATCACCACACCAGTCCCCTGCACCCTCAAACACCAGATCCTTCCCCCCAATCCCAACGATGAACGATTTCGACGGCCTCTTCACCTCCGATTTCGGCCTCAAACCCCAGGGCAAATCCGCGCCAATGGCTCCTCAACCCAAGGGATCTTCCAACTCCGCATCTCTCAACTTCGATTTCGGATCGCGATCTGCCCGCGCCTCCTCCAACTTCGACGATCTCCTCGCCGGCGCCGGATCCGACAATCGCCGCTCCGATTCCCCCTTCGATTTGGATTCCATGTACGGCGGCCCCCCTGCTAGGTCCGCCAACTCGCCGCCGCCGCCGGTCTACGACAAGCCGGTGTACGACGACGACATTTTCGACGGCGTCCCGGGGCTGAAGAGCACCTCCAAGGTTAAATTCGACGATGTTTTCGCGACGACGGCAGAGAGTGGTGGTGGAGCCGCCGCGTTCGACGATCTTCTAGGCGGCTTTGGGAAGGAATCGAAGAGTTTGGATGGGAAGAGATCGGAGAAGGATGAGAAAGGTGTTTCCGattttgatgatttgcttgCTGGATTCGGACACAGTAGGTCATCATCTGGTGGAAGgtatatatatgtttgtgtgtgtgCTTTTTGGTAACTAGGTTTCTTTTTCAATTGGCATTGTTCAGTAGTGGTGTTCATGGTTTTGGACTTTTACTTAATGCGCAAGAATTTATATGGTGTGTTTATAGCTCTTTACCATGTAAAGCTGTCAGAGAGAGCTGaaatttggtgttttttggctttttaaTCTGGGAACGTCAATGAGAAATGCGAAAATCGACTGTGTTGAGCCAAGGAATTCCGGAAAGTTTACAGCGAGTTGCAAATTCTACAATTTTAAGCTTTCATCTATTGTGGAGAAACTCTCTGGATTTGCTGATATGTTTGAATTTAATATGCCTTATGTTACATTTTGTTTAAAAGGGAAAGGGAATAAagcttttttcaaatattaattaggcATGAGCTTCATTAAGGAATCAGGTGATTTTGGAGTAGTCAATGGTTTAATAACTAGGTTTATATTTGCATGGAGAAAGCAAATCATTGGCAATAATCTTCCTGAAATTTGAATTCTCTGTGTTTATACAAGATCATCTAGTTACAAAATTTCTCCCCGGTGATCTTCATTGAAAGCTTTCTACTGTTTTTTGCCCCAATGAGTATAAAAGTTTATCACCACTGTATACTGAACATGTTGGAAAGTATTAGCTAACGACTGACTATTATTGCAATTAAACAAGGAATCAGAAACCCCACCCCTGATTTAGTCCTCTAAAGTTGTCAATggatttttgtttgaattttgaactttcTGGCCCCTCTAAAATTGATATTAGTTGTTTGGAACTTGGAGAGAGCTATTCTGGCATTAGGTCTATACTCTATAGGACTAACTTGTAGGTGGAAATGGAGGTGGTGGTGCTGCTTTGATGGGGGAGGGATTATCTTCGTCAGTTCCTCTATGTATTTCATGTGTTGATGTATTGCAAACTGTGTTTGGGAGTAAAGATTCATATAATATCTTGTGCACAATCTTAAGTTTTTGTTCGTGTCATATCAGTCTGTTAGGTAATCTATCTGGTTGATATTTAATTGTGCATAGCACAGTTTGAATGAAAAAGGTTTAGTAACTTTTGTTATGCTTTTCTTTAGTTTGGCAACTGAACAAACTGAAAGGAGTATCAAAGAGGACCAATGAGGTGATTTCTTTAGtggttatttaattatttatttttgtgtacAGGCAGTATAGCACCCTCAAATTGGGTCAACTTAAGTTACTCATTGTAATAGGAGAGTTTGAGTAATTGTTATCAAATCTTAAACCTAAATTGCTTTGAGAGTTTGAGAATGTCATGCACCCTGTAAAGATTAAGTTTAGCATTTTTTGTTTCTAGATCAAGGGTTATCCTTCCATTAGAAATAACTTTTGAGGTGCCAGGTGATAATTTTCATTTGTTGTGCATTTTTATTTCTACAAAGTGAATTCTTCATTTTATCTGGTTGATGATGTGTAACAGGTCTACCAtgatgaaagaaaattaagttatttttgtcctGAGGATGCTTTATCCAATTGTCCAATAGGAGCTAGGAGTTGAAAGTCTTAAAATTTTGTTGTTGCTAAGCATCTCATTTGTTTAGACAGAATGAAAGAGAATGTGAATAGCAGAAGGAGGAATCCCATCCAgtactattattactatttactAATACGACTACTACTACAACTAACAAAAGCCTTTTTTcccactattattattattatatgaatttgATGTGGTAAAAGGAAAGTAGAGGGATGGTACATTCCGGGGAACCAATTTTACGTCGACTCTTTGGTCCTTGAGATATTGGACAGAGTGAGGGGAAAAGGGATaagttataatttgaatttgagaacATGTGATTGTATGTGCATAAAATTAATCAAAGTAAAAATCAGAAACACATATATAGccaattcttttattaatttattttatttatggcacAAAGTGCATATCTATTAAATGATTTCTGTtgttcttttcattcttttctatTCGATAGGGGGCACTACTTAATCATTGTTGTTCCCTTTCCTTTAGACAAACTCTATTGTTTTGTATGCTGGTAcatgcatcattttgttttgtcgaagataaatttctatttgttttaatttctgctttgtAGTTTACACTTTACAGATATAAAATAGATCTTGCTATGAAcatatatgataattaaaattttaaattaaaaaggtgTATGCAACTTGGGAAAAAATGTATCATGTCtttctcttctattttattttatgaatgataaatatgtttttgaaagtTGTAGTGAATATGAATGAGTAACATGGATGGCCCAACTAACAATGCTCTAAGAGTGTAGAAGAATGAGAATAAGATGTAATATCAAAGATACATTTGTAAtcttttttaaggaaaatgtgttaaaaagttctctgtttcttttgtttaataatCCTATATCAattcaaaatgttttctatGAAGATTGTGTCTTATTCTTATATCTTCTGTGAATCTCCCAATCAATATCTACAGAATATTATTGTCAGATAAGTGGAATGAACAACTTGATACTTGTCTATACTTATCTTTGATGACTGATTCATAGATATTGTTTATTTCGTGAATGGTTGATGTAtcataatcttttttatatattgttatcaACAGGCACACTCCTGATATCGGTTTATCCTCAGAACCAACTGCCAGTGCATCTAAAACAATCCCCACTGCAGCAGAAGACCCTTTCAAAGTATTTGAATCAGCTTCAGCCCCAGTGGATTCATCTGCAGGCCACTTTATGAACCCGTTGGAAGAAATTAGTAAATTTAGTAGTTCTGGAAGCACAAAAAATGATAGTTCTTCAACTTCAAATGGCAAAGTATATGAAGATATTGATCCTTTTGATGGTCTTGGAAAATCTGTACCAGCTTTCTCATCAGAGAGAAATAGCAGGAAGGGTAGCAGTTCCCCAAGGTTGAATACAAGCACAAGTTGGACTGGAGATAAAGAACCAGTTGATAAAATATCTGGGAGGAGTCCTGAGAGGCACACACAAAACAAGATTCCTGTTGAAAATGATCAGGAATTTCTACATGCCCCATTTCACATGCCTACCTATTCATCTGATTCTGATAAACCAGTTGGCCAAAGGTCTACTTCCCCTCCATATAATAATGTCGATTTTAGACAAACCAATATTCAGGCAGATATGTCTCCGAAATATGAAGATAACTTGGAAGCAAGCGAGGATATATGGCTGACGGTATCAGAGATTCCTCTTTTTACACAACCAACTACTGCTCCACCACCTTCAAGACCCCCTCCTCCACGACCAGTACATATTCCCAAGTCAGGAACAACTTCACCAGCTTCTACCAATGCTAGAAAGAAGACTaatgaattttcttcttttcctggCTCTACCCGATTCTCTCAGGGACCTAAGTCTGCTCCTGCTGCTGGAAGGGTATCCCCTTCATCTCagtttgatgaacttgatgatTTTGCAATGGGCAGAAGTCGTGGTAATGATAATGAGAGTGCAAATGGTCTTCCTGATGAAGAATTAGAGATGAACTCTGCTGCTGCGGCTATGAAGGAGGCCATGGATAGAGCTGAAGCCAAGTTTAGGCATGCAAAGGAAGTTAGGGAGAGAGAGTATTCAAAGGCTGCTAGGAGCAAAGAAGCTGTGCAAATGGAAAAAGATGAGAGAACTGTGCTAGAGGAGCAAGAAAACCAGGAAAGGTTTGACCGAGAACGGCAGCAAAAggagaaggaaggaaaggagcaGAGGAGACTTATGAAAGAAAGGgaggagaaagaaagagaacaacAGCGACTAGAGAGGGAAAGGGCAAGACAGGCTGTAGAAAGAGCTACTAGAGAAGCACGTGAAAGAGCAGCTGCTGAAGCACGGCAAAGAGCTGAGAGGGCTGCTGTTGAGAAAGCTAATGCTGAAGCTCGAGGACGTGCTGAAAGGGCTGCAGTGCAAAGGGCACAAGCTGAAGCCCGAGAAAGGGCTGCTGCAGAGGCGAAGGAAAGAGCTGAAAAAGCTGCTGCTGAGGTGAAGGATAGGGAAACACGGGAAAGAGCTACAGCTGCAAGGGCTGAAGTAGAAGCACGAGTTAAAGCGGAACGTGCCGCTGTAGAAAGGGCTGCTGCTGAGGCCCGAGAAAGGGCAGCAGCTGCTGCAAGGATGAACCaacaaaagaatgaaaatgatcTTGAATCCTTCTTTGGCATGGGTGCACGAGCTAGCAGTGTTCCAAGGCCTCCCAGAGCTAACTCTTCTGTGAGgaccttttttttaatctatagtTCTATACTAACATATTATGGCCAAAATTTGGCTTCTGCATTTGGTGTATTACCATCTTGCAAAgttaaacttgttttttttatcagcaaagacaTATTTATACTAACACGGGTACAAGGGGTACACGAATCCTTTTACAAAAGAAAGAGCCAAAAGTCAGCCCTACAAAAAAGACTACTATCAAACAATGGTTATTCTGTATTTATAAATGTGACAAACAGCATAAATATAGAATAACCATTTCTACTTAGAGGATAAGCTTAGACCATCCTATACTAAACCTTCCTAATGTAAAAGCACAATCATTAAAATTAACCTTGTAAAAAAGCAGGAAGTTATAGTTAGTGAGCAGTTATTTTATTCTTAccttttttattctaaataaatGTAATGTGATTTTTAAAATGACAAGTGGATATTTATGtagtctttttaaaatttaaaaaactatttagtattaa belongs to Glycine soja cultivar W05 chromosome 5, ASM419377v2, whole genome shotgun sequence and includes:
- the LOC114413247 gene encoding auxilin-related protein 2-like yields the protein MIEQEKRKEFKQGGSVLANSPIGQKEGGIKGVTRNPTLPLPSNSITASPHQSPAPSNTRSFPPIPTMNDFDGLFTSDFGLKPQGKSAPMAPQPKGSSNSASLNFDFGSRSARASSNFDDLLAGAGSDNRRSDSPFDLDSMYGGPPARSANSPPPPVYDKPVYDDDIFDGVPGLKSTSKVKFDDVFATTAESGGGAAAFDDLLGGFGKESKSLDGKRSEKDEKGVSDFDDLLAGFGHSRSSSGGRHTPDIGLSSEPTASASKTIPTAAEDPFKVFESASAPVDSSAGHFMNPLEEISKFSSSGSTKNDSSSTSNGKVYEDIDPFDGLGKSVPAFSSERNSRKGSSSPRLNTSTSWTGDKEPVDKISGRSPERHTQNKIPVENDQEFLHAPFHMPTYSSDSDKPVGQRSTSPPYNNVDFRQTNIQADMSPKYEDNLEASEDIWLTVSEIPLFTQPTTAPPPSRPPPPRPVHIPKSGTTSPASTNARKKTNEFSSFPGSTRFSQGPKSAPAAGRVSPSSQFDELDDFAMGRSRGNDNESANGLPDEELEMNSAAAAMKEAMDRAEAKFRHAKEVREREYSKAARSKEAVQMEKDERTVLEEQENQERFDRERQQKEKEGKEQRRLMKEREEKEREQQRLERERARQAVERATREARERAAAEARQRAERAAVEKANAEARGRAERAAVQRAQAEARERAAAEAKERAEKAAAEVKDRETRERATAARAEVEARVKAERAAVERAAAEARERAAAAARMNQQKNENDLESFFGMGARASSVPRPPRANSSDNVFESQFQSDVTRKSTSASTSMKKTSSSTNIVDDLSSIFGAAPTSGEFQEVEGETEERRRARLERHQRTKERAAKALAEKNQRDLQTQREQAERHRLAETLDFEIKRWAAGKEGNLRALLSTLQYVLWPECGWQPVSLTDLITAAAVKKAYRKATLCIHPDKVQQKGANLQQKYVAEKVFDLLKEAWNKFNSEELF